Part of the Bacteroidota bacterium genome is shown below.
ATGATAAGAATAAGCTAAACTTGCCATGGATGTTGATAATCGTCCATCTCCAGCAACATCGTACAGTACTTGAGCACCAATACCTCCACCTAATGCATCAAAATGCTGATCATAAGAAACAGCATATGTAACAAACGGGGTGTTTAAACTTGCCCATTGATTTCTATAATTCATACTAAATCGAGCACCTTTTGCTGTTCCTGCAAATGCTGGATTCAAATATAATGGATTGGCATAAAACTGTGTAAATTCCGGATCCTGAGCGGATGCTGAAAAGGAAAGAACAATTAAGCCTAGAATAAATAATTTTTTCATTAAGAATCTAATTAAGAAGTAAATCGAAATTCTACCATACTGCGAATTACATATTTCAAATGTACAAAAATATCAATAGCGAGTCCAAATTTTTATCCCCGAAAACTAATTATTATGTAACGTAATAATTTGATGTTTATTTGAATTAGTTAGATTTAGATATAATCTTTAGTATACTTATTCATATAATTGTAACTTTCCCATCGAAAAATAATTATTAAATTCTGCATTATCATTTCAAGATCAGTTGTATTTAATGTGTTAATAATCCTTATTTGACAGCTGGCTTGGATTTTGTGTTCTTGAAAAACAAAATTAACATCATGTTGCGATTTAGAAGAATAACTATTCTTTTGGTATTAGTGCCATTTTTTCTGCATACTTCATTTGCACCTCCTAGTTTAAGTGAACAACGAGACAGGCTTGTTCAGATACTTTTTGAATTAGTAAAATCTGCACATTTTACTATTCCTGATTTGAATGATGAATATTCAGAGAAAGTATATTCATTATTTGTTGAGCGAATTGATAATGGTAAGCGATTTCTTACACAAGAAAATATGGACAAATTGAAAGTCTATCAATTTGAAATAGATGATCAGGTTAGAAAATCTAGTTTTGAGTTTTATGACTTGGCTACTGAAATGTTATTGAGTCAAATTGTGCATGCAAAGGACTATTATGAGAAAGCCTTGGAAAAACCTTTTGATTTTACTTTAAAAGAGTTTATTGAAACAGATAGTGAAAAAATTTCCTATGCTAATAATGAGCAAGAACTTCAGGAGTATTGGCGCTTATTTACCAAATATCAAACGCTAATACGATTGAATGATATGATTAAGAATCAAGAAGAAAGGAAAATAAAAAATGATTCAGCTTTTGTCGAAAAATCATTTGAAGAAATGGAGATAAAAGCAAGAGAAAAGGTAAAGAAGAATTTGGATGACTATTTTAAGCGATTGGATAAAATGAATGAGGATGATCGTTTAGGTTTGTTTATCAATACACTTGTTAATGCCCTTGACCCGCATACAGAGTATTATGCCCCAAAACAAAAAGAAGATTTTGACATTCGTATGTCTGGCAGACTTGAGGGAATTGGAGCAACACTTCAGCAAAGTGACGATTATATAAAAGTGACTCGTATAGTACCAGGCAGTGCTTCATGGAAGCAAGGAGAATTGAAAGCTGGAGATATTATTTTAATGGTGGCTCAAGCTGAAGCAGAACCCATTGATATAGTTGGTATGCGTTTAGATGAAGCTGTTCAATTAATTCGAGGGAAAAAAGGCACCGAGGTTAGGCTAACTGTTAAAAAGAGGGACGGAAGTGTAAAAGTAGTACCTATAATAAGAGACATTGTTATTCTTGAAGAAACTCTTGCCAAGTCAGCCATCATTAAAAATGAGAAAGCAAAATCGACCGTAGGATATATTAAATTACCGCAGTTTTATACAGACTTTACCAAAACAGGTGGTGCTGGTTGCGCAGAAGATATTTATGATGAAATTGTCAAATTAAAGAAAGAGAATATTGATGGACTAATTTTCGATTTGCGTGATAATGGAGGAGGTTCATTGAATGATGTAGTAAAAATTGCAGGTTATTTCATTCCAAATGGACCTGTGGTTCAAGTTAAAGCCAGATATGGTAAACC
Proteins encoded:
- a CDS encoding PDZ domain-containing protein, which produces MLRFRRITILLVLVPFFLHTSFAPPSLSEQRDRLVQILFELVKSAHFTIPDLNDEYSEKVYSLFVERIDNGKRFLTQENMDKLKVYQFEIDDQVRKSSFEFYDLATEMLLSQIVHAKDYYEKALEKPFDFTLKEFIETDSEKISYANNEQELQEYWRLFTKYQTLIRLNDMIKNQEERKIKNDSAFVEKSFEEMEIKAREKVKKNLDDYFKRLDKMNEDDRLGLFINTLVNALDPHTEYYAPKQKEDFDIRMSGRLEGIGATLQQSDDYIKVTRIVPGSASWKQGELKAGDIILMVAQAEAEPIDIVGMRLDEAVQLIRGKKGTEVRLTVKKRDGSVKVVPIIRDIVILEETLAKSAIIKNEKAKSTVGYIKLPQFYTDFTKTGGAGCAEDIYDEIVKLKKENIDGLIFDLRDNGGGSLNDVVKIAGYFIPNGPVVQVKARYGKP